The Leptospira venezuelensis genome contains a region encoding:
- a CDS encoding PP2C family protein-serine/threonine phosphatase codes for MNLSNKKAGILNPWSFLETEFNYREVSAWKDFVRIDQSFIRLAFFLHFLVYFLALIPEIQSSPHGTIYFGLILSLNILSLVLSFQRKYLPAVIHGTNCSITFLVMLILNESFYSFDDLHSLQLYNNYFLLVGFLVLFQMFRLKVKGCFLTAAYSIALHLGFIYFKLKNGPLPGFPLVLFVPDVVYLILSLIGTTIVVIVRRLVRISSELDSEYRFLQHELQIARKVQETLFPEDISIKGFKYEVFRSTPNEIGGDFYDFIQLREGNTGVFLTDIAGHGIASALVASFIKIMVATMPYRLKLHPVRLLEYLDETLLRQFKSHHASAVYIFFDFISKEIHFANGGHPYLMHSQNGNDFREIETTGSILGFGIKRPIAELVSLPIQSAERLFLYTDGLIENRNPQGKQLGSEGLIEILNRNKSFTDLKQFKEAVQIELSAFFGDAEFEDDTLFLIIEME; via the coding sequence ATGAATCTATCCAATAAAAAAGCTGGAATACTCAATCCTTGGTCTTTCCTGGAAACCGAGTTTAATTACAGGGAAGTAAGTGCATGGAAAGATTTCGTCCGAATTGATCAATCATTCATTCGATTAGCTTTTTTTCTTCACTTCTTAGTTTATTTTTTAGCGTTAATCCCTGAAATCCAAAGTTCACCTCATGGAACCATTTATTTCGGTCTCATTTTGAGCTTAAATATTCTGAGCCTAGTTCTTTCCTTTCAGAGAAAATATCTGCCAGCAGTTATTCATGGAACTAACTGCAGTATTACTTTTTTGGTAATGCTGATCTTAAACGAATCATTTTATAGTTTCGACGATCTTCATAGTTTACAACTTTATAATAATTATTTCCTGCTTGTTGGGTTTTTGGTTTTATTCCAAATGTTCCGACTTAAGGTAAAAGGCTGCTTTTTAACTGCGGCATATTCTATTGCATTACATCTTGGGTTTATCTATTTCAAACTCAAGAATGGTCCTCTTCCAGGATTTCCTTTAGTTTTATTTGTTCCAGATGTGGTATATTTGATCTTAAGCCTGATCGGTACTACGATCGTAGTGATTGTAAGAAGATTAGTTCGGATATCTTCTGAACTAGACTCTGAGTATAGATTTTTGCAGCATGAACTTCAGATTGCCAGAAAAGTGCAGGAGACACTATTTCCTGAAGATATCAGTATCAAAGGTTTCAAATACGAAGTATTTAGATCCACTCCCAATGAGATCGGTGGAGATTTTTACGATTTTATACAATTAAGGGAAGGAAACACAGGAGTTTTCTTAACTGACATTGCGGGGCATGGGATTGCTTCTGCGTTAGTCGCTTCATTTATCAAAATTATGGTAGCGACCATGCCATATCGCCTCAAATTGCATCCAGTACGACTATTGGAATATCTGGATGAGACACTTCTTAGGCAGTTCAAGTCTCATCATGCTTCTGCAGTTTATATATTTTTCGATTTTATTTCCAAGGAGATCCATTTTGCCAATGGGGGGCATCCTTATCTAATGCATTCCCAAAATGGAAATGACTTTAGGGAAATTGAAACTACTGGAAGTATATTAGGATTTGGGATTAAAAGGCCAATCGCTGAACTTGTTTCTTTACCGATCCAGTCAGCTGAAAGGTTGTTTTTATATACTGACGGATTGATAGAGAATCGAAATCCGCAAGGAAAACAGCTTGGAAGTGAAGGCCTAATTGAAATCTTGAATAGAAATAAGTCTTTTACCGATTTAAAACAGTTTAAAGAAGCCGTCCAAATCGAACTCTCCGCATTTTTCGGAGACGCAGAATTCGAAGACGACACACTTTTCCTGATCATCGAGATGGAGTAA
- a CDS encoding enoyl-CoA hydratase-related protein yields the protein MSESLIKLQKEGKLAILEINRPSALNALNEELLSELTSEIYNLEKDPLIHAVIITGQGKAFVAGADIARMKDMGANEAEKFASLGQHAFDKIQKSRLVSIAAVNGFALGGGLELALACDIRIGSEKAKLGLPEVSLGLIPGFGGTQRLARLIGYGRAAELIFTGDMIGAEEAYRIGILNKLTKDGEDLIAAARATAESILKKGPIAVSTAKSVILNGLDMQLSKGQELEKKEFSNLFSGKESKEGMGAFLEKRPPNF from the coding sequence ATGAGCGAATCACTGATCAAATTACAAAAAGAAGGCAAATTGGCTATCCTGGAGATTAACCGTCCTTCTGCGTTAAACGCATTGAACGAAGAATTATTAAGCGAATTAACGAGCGAGATCTATAATTTAGAAAAAGATCCATTAATTCATGCAGTGATCATAACAGGACAGGGAAAAGCGTTTGTTGCGGGGGCAGATATTGCTCGAATGAAAGATATGGGAGCAAACGAGGCGGAAAAATTTGCCTCATTGGGCCAACACGCATTCGACAAAATCCAAAAGAGTAGATTAGTTTCTATTGCAGCAGTGAACGGCTTTGCACTGGGTGGTGGACTAGAACTCGCACTTGCATGCGATATCCGTATAGGTTCTGAAAAAGCAAAATTGGGACTCCCTGAAGTTTCTCTTGGACTGATCCCGGGATTTGGCGGTACCCAAAGACTCGCTAGATTGATCGGATACGGAAGAGCAGCGGAGCTTATCTTCACAGGAGATATGATTGGTGCGGAAGAAGCGTATCGAATAGGTATATTAAACAAACTTACTAAAGACGGAGAAGATCTGATCGCAGCTGCGAGAGCCACCGCAGAATCTATCCTGAAAAAAGGACCTATTGCGGTCTCCACTGCAAAATCAGTTATCCTAAACGGCTTGGATATGCAGTTATCCAAAGGACAAGAGTTGGAGAAAAAAGAATTTTCTAATTTATTCTCTGGAAAAGAATCCAAAGAAGGGATGGGAGCATTCTTAGAAAAAAGACCTCCTAATTTCTGA